The window AGCAACTGAATATCGGCACGGTGTTCAGTCAACCCTTTGAGCTGCGCTCGGATAAAATGCCGTTTGGACTTCAGCTATTGGGAGAGCGCGCACAGCAATCGATCTATTTGCTGCGGCGATCAGGCGCGGATGATGATCGACTCAATCCGGCCCGCGATGACGAGGACGAAATACGCAGGGCGCGCGGCCTGTTCCCCGAGGCGTCCATAAGCATCTTCACGGTGACCGGCGATGGCACGAGCCGTAGAGAGGGCGTTTCGTGGTAGTGGTTAGCACGCAGCTTGGATCGTACGTCGCGTCATCCTTGAGCCCTACGAATGCCGATCAAACTCTCGCATCGGCAAAAGCTTGCTTCAAGCACTCCAGTCCCTTGGTGCCTGCCGCGCCGTCGACGACGACGTTGACGCGCACTTCGCTGGTGTTGATCATCTCGACGTTGATGCCTGCCTCGGCCAGCGAACGGAACATGCGAATCGCCACGTCGGTGTGGCTGCGCATGCCGATTCCTGAGACCGACAGCTTGGCAACCTTGGGCGAGCTGGTGACCGGCCCGCATCCCAGGCTCGTGGCCGTCTCGCGGCTGACAGCCAGCGCTCTGTCGAGATGCGCCTGCGGCACGGTAAAGCTCAGGTTGGCGTGCCCGCCGCGCCCCAGGCTTTGCACGATCATGTCGACAAAGATATTGCCCGCCGCGATCCGCTCGAACACCTCGGCCGCCAGGCCGGGCTGATCGGGCAGACCGCTGATCGTGACCCGCGCCTGCGACTGGTCGAGCACGATGTCGTCGATCGTCAGGTCTTCCATGCCTTGCAGGCGTGCCACGATCTTGCCTTTTAGCCGCGCTTCGATCTCGTTGGCCGAATGGCTGCGCGGCTGCTCGCCGGGCGACGCTTTGCCACGCGCCGCCGTAGGCTCCTTTTCCAGCTCGAAGGCACGATGCACGGCCCGCAGCGCCGTGGCGGCCTGGTCGCGGCTGACCAATGCCGAGATTTTAATCTCGCTGGTCGTGATCATCTGAATGTTGACGCGCGCGTCGGCCAGTGCGCGGAACATTCGCTGTGCGACGCCGGTCTGCGTGGCCATGCCCAACCCCACGACCGAGATTTTCGAAACCGAGTCGTCGCGGCTGAATCCCTCGGCCCCCAACTCGCCGGCCGCCGTTTCCACCGCTTGCAAGGTGGTCGCCAGCTCGTCCTTCGGGACGGTGAACGAAATATCAGCCTTGGCCTCGGCCCCCACGTTTTGCACGATCATATCGACCGAGATGTTTTTCGCCGCGATCTTGGAAAACAACGCCAGGCTTGCCCCTGGACGATCGGGCACGCCCAACAGCGTCACGCGGGCTTCGTTCTTGACCAGCGTCGCGCCGCTGACGGCTTGCTCGGGCGACTCCGGCTGATCCGTAATCACCGAACCCGGCTGATCGCTGAAGCTGCTGCGGACGTGAATCGGCACGGCGAATTTCTTGGCGAACTCGATCGAGCGGCTGTGCATCACGCCGGCGCCCAGGCTGGCCAGCTCGAGCATCTCGTCGTAGCTGGTCTGCCGCATACGCCGCGCCTCGGGCAACAGCCGTGGATCGGTCGTGTAGACGCCGTCGACGTCGGTATAAATTTCACACGAATCGGCGGCCAGCACCGCCGCCAGCGCCACGGCCGTGGTGTCACTGCCTCCGCGGCCGAGCGTGGTGATGTTGCCGTCTTCGTCGATCCCTTGAAAGCCGGCGGCGATCACGATCTTGCCGGCGTCCAAGGCTTCGCGCATGCGATCGGTCGAAATGGATTGAATGCGCGCCTTGGTATGCGTGCGGTCGGTGCGAATGCCGATCTGCGCGCCGGTAAAGCTGATCGCCTGGCAGCCCAGCGATTCGATCGCCATCGCCATCAGGGCCACGCTCACCTGTTCGCCCGTGGACAACAGCATGTCCATTTCGCGCGCGGGCGGGCGGTCCATGATCTCGTGAGCCAGATCCACCAAGGCGTCGGTGTTGTGTCCCATCGCGCTGACGACCATCACGACGCGATTCCCCTCGGCCTGCGCGCGAACCGCCTTGCGAGCCGCGGCCAGGATCTTCTGACTATCGGCAACGCTGGTGCCGCCAAATTTCTGCACAATCAATCGCATGAGTCTGTTCTATCGTAGATAACGTTAAACGAAAAAAGTCTTGAGAGGACCCGGCAGTCAGGGTACCCGGTTGTTACCGCGTCCCTTCGAGAAAATAGCGCATCATCTTCCAGCCGGGATCGAATGCCAGGTGGGACTGCGCCGCCGCGGGCTCGCTGTACGTGCTGATTCCGTCCGGCTGCACGCCCGTACCCGCGATCGCCAGCGGCACGGCGCCGTGGCTGTGCGTCTTGGTCCGCACCGGCGTAGGATGATCGGGTGTTACCAGGATGCGATATTCGCCCTGAGCGCGCAACGCCTCGATCAGTGGACCGACGATATGACGATCGATCTGCTCGAGCGCCTCGATCTTGGCCGCCACCTTCCCCTCGTGCGAAGCTTCGTCCGTGGCTTCGACGTGCACGCAGATAATATCCGTATCGGCGATCGCCTTAACGGCGTAGCGTCCCTTGGCCGCGTAATCCGTGTCGAGGTAACCGGTGGCGCTGGGCACTTCGATCCGTTGCCAGCCCACCAGCGCCGCCAGGCCACGCAACAAATCAACGGCCGTGATCATGGTGCCCCGGCGGCCGTAAACTTCTTTGAACGGCCGCAGCGCAGGCGTCCGTCCCAGACCCCACAGCCAGACGTTCGTCGCGGGCAGCTTGCCAGCTTTTTTGCGGGCCACGTTCACCGGATGATCGGCAAACAGCCCCACGCTGTCGTGCATCAATTGGTTCAGCAGGTCGCTGCCCGGCCCGCGCGGGTAGTCGTTCAGCACGGATTTGTCAGTCAGGTCGTGTGGCGGCGTGGCCCGCGTGTCGCGACTAAACGGCGCTGGTGCGCCCGCGCCACGATAGACCAGCAGGTTGCGATAGCTCACGCCCGGATAGAATTGCAAGCGATCGTGACCAAGTTTCTGCTGCGCCGTGGCCAGCAACTGTGTCGCTTCGTCGGTCGAGATGTGGCCGGCCGTGAAGTCGCGCATCGACTGCTCTTCGACCGTTACCAGGTTGCAGCGAATCGCCCAATCGTCGACCCCCAGCTCGATGCCCTGCGCCGCGGCCTCGAGCGGTGCGCGGCCGGTGAAATATTCCAGCGGGTCGTAGCCGAACAAACTGAGATTGGCCACATCCGATCCGGCCGGCAGCGAAGCCGGCACATGACTGGCGCGGCCGACCACTCCGGCCGCCGCAATGGCGTCCATATGCGGCACATGGGCCGCTTCGAGCGGCGTACGCCCGCCCAGCGACTCCTGCGGTTCGTCGGCGCATCCATCCGGAATAACAATCGCGTACTTCATGTCACTTCTTTACTACAAGCCAACACATGATGAACCAACCAGCACTCGCCGACAGAACTCTAGGTAGGCCCCCTGAACAAATCCCCATTCGTTTAATTCGTGGTTCAAACTCTTCTGTTGTCCGTGTTCCAAGGTCGGCTTACGAACTCATTCCGAAGACCAGTGACCACGAATCACACGAATTGGACGAATACAGGACAAGAAAAGCAGTCGCCAGGCTCGTCTGCTTCGTCCTATTCTCTCACTTTCATCCGCACGCTTCCTGGTCGAACGACGTTCGATCGGTCGATCTCTTCTTTCGCGCGGCGTGTCGCACCTTCGGTCGTGTGGTGGGTCATGATCACCAGCGGCACCACGTCGCGTTCGGTCTCGGCCGCTTCGTGCTGGATCACCGAGGCGATCGAGATGCCGTGCCGGCCCAGCACGCCGGTGATGTCCGACATGACGCCCGGACGATCCTCGACCTGAAATCGCATGTAGAACCGGCCCGACACGCGGTCGTGCTCGCGCGGCGCGACCAGGGCCTCGCGCTGCGACCATAGCTCGAGG is drawn from Pirellulales bacterium and contains these coding sequences:
- a CDS encoding aspartate kinase; its protein translation is MRLIVQKFGGTSVADSQKILAAARKAVRAQAEGNRVVMVVSAMGHNTDALVDLAHEIMDRPPAREMDMLLSTGEQVSVALMAMAIESLGCQAISFTGAQIGIRTDRTHTKARIQSISTDRMREALDAGKIVIAAGFQGIDEDGNITTLGRGGSDTTAVALAAVLAADSCEIYTDVDGVYTTDPRLLPEARRMRQTSYDEMLELASLGAGVMHSRSIEFAKKFAVPIHVRSSFSDQPGSVITDQPESPEQAVSGATLVKNEARVTLLGVPDRPGASLALFSKIAAKNISVDMIVQNVGAEAKADISFTVPKDELATTLQAVETAAGELGAEGFSRDDSVSKISVVGLGMATQTGVAQRMFRALADARVNIQMITTSEIKISALVSRDQAATALRAVHRAFELEKEPTAARGKASPGEQPRSHSANEIEARLKGKIVARLQGMEDLTIDDIVLDQSQARVTISGLPDQPGLAAEVFERIAAGNIFVDMIVQSLGRGGHANLSFTVPQAHLDRALAVSRETATSLGCGPVTSSPKVAKLSVSGIGMRSHTDVAIRMFRSLAEAGINVEMINTSEVRVNVVVDGAAGTKGLECLKQAFADARV
- a CDS encoding cofactor-independent phosphoglycerate mutase; this translates as MKYAIVIPDGCADEPQESLGGRTPLEAAHVPHMDAIAAAGVVGRASHVPASLPAGSDVANLSLFGYDPLEYFTGRAPLEAAAQGIELGVDDWAIRCNLVTVEEQSMRDFTAGHISTDEATQLLATAQQKLGHDRLQFYPGVSYRNLLVYRGAGAPAPFSRDTRATPPHDLTDKSVLNDYPRGPGSDLLNQLMHDSVGLFADHPVNVARKKAGKLPATNVWLWGLGRTPALRPFKEVYGRRGTMITAVDLLRGLAALVGWQRIEVPSATGYLDTDYAAKGRYAVKAIADTDIICVHVEATDEASHEGKVAAKIEALEQIDRHIVGPLIEALRAQGEYRILVTPDHPTPVRTKTHSHGAVPLAIAGTGVQPDGISTYSEPAAAQSHLAFDPGWKMMRYFLEGTR